The proteins below are encoded in one region of Ricinus communis isolate WT05 ecotype wild-type chromosome 6, ASM1957865v1, whole genome shotgun sequence:
- the LOC8275315 gene encoding autophagy-related protein 2 isoform X2, whose translation MFAWNLAKSAEAVFSRWAMKRLFKFLLKKKLGQFILGDIDLDQLDIQLRQGTIQLNDLALNVDYLNDKFDATTPLVIKEGSIGSLSVKMPWKGKGFQVEVDELELVFSLAACSTNKTPAGDKNSGLNRDSDSCVQNDGGNHGYYMMDGAAKSSIGDVHEGVKTIAKMVKWFLTSFHVNVKSLIVAFEPYSADQKKFQNQKILVLRISETECGTCVYDDDKSYSDSRVESFLGISHLTNFITFQGAVLELLQMDDVDKQTSSSCPLGSSFSELFSGHCLRDATSPIMTGGKDGFSGNLKLSIPWKNGSLDIRKVDAHVSIEPMELRFQPSTIKWLLLLWETYKALDEEMHNKSTDSIDLNLSSHLYSSTFMSTKVATDKVIPVHGSFFSAFSSLTGQESTSEAMLPGPHLIPNWVPNSVKENNKDLSQEELDLGTSVDQFFECFDGMRSSQSALGSSGMWNWTCSVFSALTAASSLASGSLHIEEQHVQTNFEATLAGISIMLSFQDGQDYPYNPEGDQFTNGSNVHYMVAECNGIFVALQVCPQEMRFEGKVKYIEVSDYSLNENDAVNFHFRECSSDSKSPTISVQQLQGEVQCALPPFSSSSQDPKSNESGAENASESVFRHMTKIKLLSTSGMTHCQFAIKSDSLDGSFTGPASFSLQLPHFLLWLNFWSIHVLLDLLKNIASHVKMNSQGKEFSHVNQKHGSSVGAVKKDPSTGVATMSSRETLKGNISIPNARVILCFPFGTSKDGSYFFWDQFIAIDITPPWTSRKGKVQDSNLWSDVHPWKRYTSKATRSLHLSIGNVKVYVVNRTCESDGGTGSERQAFYAENILSVSNRADCLSTVSMLWQEGSMTSPLVAERAKSLATSLESGSRKKTTMQGSEFASVAAMKDLEDTTSRNQEEIILSSAFFLHIHLFPVTIDLGSSQYANLHNLLDQMANALSRAAGEKVNTEEASFVCQTSVLVECVSVEILIRPDIKEDINGPLQNELPGSWHCLKLKVQKLDLLSVSNIGGIEGANFFWLVHGEGKLWGSVTGVPDQEFLLISCSNTTRKRGDGGGSNALSARLAGSDVVHLWDPNSFHEFTSITVRCGTIVAVGGRLDWLDSICSFFTLPSHEVEKAGDNLPKGNLNAPCGTTFVIKLVDIGLSYEPYWKNLVITNLHPESSSSYHKEEKTEQHVACLLAASSLTFLSTTREDFTANDYKIRVQDIGFLLCSAFESLGGNYSVEYLREMGYVKVAREALVEAILRTDCRSGLPWELECSESHIYVETCHDTTSGLILLAAQLQPLFAPDLEESYAHLQARWDNVHQARESNELNDDGRSPTYNPSLSTSQVQASGVDTNNKLGSVGLMDEICDDAFCLDGNEDCQFDSIESRVWISSDESPLGEACCLNIGTPEIVSEDLFCDGSVPPIGLEGSQTSYLQNGTLPELIEGYCLSDLRPLSELSLGRQSPSEILKCHSRNFGDAELGRGNSGWYGDASLSVVENHISEASQEASLNQVLEDKLPSFECTGSDECGRPTGRILLNNISVSWRMFAGTDWHSHERNGEPNRSLQGRDTTSYLEIVLSGMQFVYDFFPVGGIYASKLSLSVQDFYLCDRSKSAPWTRVLGYYRSKGRPRESSSKAFKLELEAVRPDPLTPLEEYRLHVALLPMLLQLHQSQLDFLIAFFGAKSSLADQSADHNQNSGGAKPSAAKNLAGHRIAVEALLPYFQKFDVRPTVLRVDYSPHRVDLAALGGGKYVELVNLVPWKGVELELKHVQAAGVYGWGNVCETILGEWLEDISQNQIHKVLQGIPTVRSLVAVGTGAAKLVSLPVESYRKDRRVLKGMQRGTIAFLRSISLEAVGLGVHLAAGAHDILLQAECILATKIPSPVSWSVKGKTKQNIRCNQPKNAQQGIQQAYESLSDGLGRSASALVQTPLKKYQRGASAGSALATAVRSVPVAAIAPVSACASAAHYTLLGLRNSLDPEHKKESMDKYLGPTQPHDSD comes from the exons TTTGATGCAACTACACCATTGGTTATAAAGGAAGGATCAATTGGCTCTTTATCAGTTAAAATGCCTTGGAAGGGTAAAGGGTTCCAGGTTGAGGTGGATGAGCTTGAGCTTGTGTTTTCGCTTGCAGCTTGTTCGACCAATAAAACACCGGCTGGAGATAAAAATAGTGGTCTAAATCGAGATAGTGATTCTTGTGTACAAAATGATGGTGGAAATCATGGGTATTATATGATGGATGGTGCTGCAAAATCAAGTATTGGTGATGTACATGAAGGTGTTaagacaattgcaaagatGGTTAAATGGTTTCTGACAAGCTTCCATGTAAATGTAAAAAGTTTAATTGTTGCATTTGAACCGTATTCAGCGGATCAGAAGAAGTTTCAGAATCAGAAAATATTGGTGCTTCGAATATCTGAAACAGAATGCGGAACTTGTGTTTATGACGATGATAAATCatattctgattcaagagTTGAGAGCTTTCTAGGAATAAGTCATTTAACAAACTTTATCACATTTCAAGGAGCAGTGCTTGAACTGCTTCAGATGGATGACGTTGACAAACAAACTTCCTCTTCTTGTCCACTAGGTTCAAGTTTTAGTGAGTTGTTTTCAGGGCACTGTCTACGAGATGCTACATCTCCGATTATGACTGGGGGTAAAGATGGATTTTCAGGGAATTTAAAGTTAAGTATCCCATGGAAGAATGGTTCTTTAGACATTCGCAAAGTGGATGCGCATGTTTCTATTGAGCCTATGGAGTTGAGATTTCAACCCAGTACAATTAAGTGGTTGTTACTTTTATGGGAAACTTACAAGGCTTTGGATGAGGAGATGCATAACAAGTCAACAGACTCTATTGACTTGAACTTATCCTCTCATCTCTATTCATCAACTTTCATGAGTACTAAGGTTGCTACAGATAAGGTGATCCCCGTTCATGGTAGTTTTTTCTctgctttttcttctttgactGGGCAAGAGTCGACAAGTGAAGCTATGCTACCTGGACCACATCTTATACCTAACTGGGTCCCAAATTCtgtcaaagaaaataataaagatcTTAGCCAAGAAGAACTTGACCTTGGGACAAG TGTGGACCAGTTTTTTGAATGCTTTGATGGAATGAGAAGTTCACAATCAGCTTTGGGAAGCAGCGGAATGTGGAACTGGACGTGTTCTGTTTTCAGTGCTTTAACTGCTGCATCAAGCCTTGCATCTGGATCTTTGCATATTG AGGAGCAGCATGTTCAAACTAACTTTGAAGCAACTTTGGCTGGAATTTCTATCATGTTATCTTTCCAAGATGGTCAGGATTATCCGTACAATCCAGAGGGTGATCAATTTACTAATGGTTCAAATGTCCATTATATGGTTGCAGAATGCAACGGCATATTTGTTGCTTTGCAG GTATGTCCTCAAGAAATGAGGTTTGAAGGAAAAGTGAAGTATATTGAGGTGTCTGATTATTCACTGAATGAAAATGATGCTGTGAACTTCCACTTCAGGGAGTGTAGTAGTGATAGCAAGAGTCCAACTATTTCTGTTCAACAACTGCAAGGTGAAGTTCAATGTGCTCTTCCTCCATTTTCCTCATCTTCCCAAGATCCCAAGTCAAATGAATCAGGTGCTGAAAATGCTTCAGAGTCCGTCTTTAGACATATGACCAAAATCAAACTTCTCAGTACCTCAGGCATGACTCATTGCCAATTTGCTATAAAATCTGATTCTTTAGATGGAAGTTTTACAGGGCCAGCATCATTTTCATTGCAATTACCACATTTCTTACTGTGGTTGAACTTCTGGTCAATTCATGTGTTATTAGATCTTCTAAAGAACATAGCTAGTCATGTCAAAATGAATAGTCAAGGAAAAGAATTTTCACATGTCAATCAGAAACATGGATCTTCTGTTGGAGCTGTGAAAAAGGATCCATCCACTGGTGTGGCAACAATGTCTTCAAGAGAAACTCTGAAAGGTAATATATCAATACCTAATGCGAGGGTCATTCTGTGTTTCCCTTTTGGAACTAGTAAAGATGGAAGCTACTTTTTCTGGGATCAATTTATTGCTATCGATATTACCCCGCCATGGACTTccagaaaaggaaaagttcaAGACTCTAATTTATGGTCAGATGTCCATCCTTGGAAGAGGTATACTTCAAAGGCCACAAGATCATTACATTTGAGTATTGGTAATGTAAAAGTTTATGTTGTCAATCGAACATGTGAAAGTGATGGTGGAACTGGTTCTGAAAGGCAGGCATTTTATGCTGAGAATATTTTATCTGTCAGCAACAGAGCTGATTGTCTTTCTACTGTTAGTATGCTATGGCAAGAGGGTTCTATGACCAGTCCCTTGGTTGCTGAGAGAGCCAAGTCCTTGGCTACTTCTCTGGAATCTGGGAGCAGGAAAAAAACCACAATGCAAGGTTCTGAATTTGCATCTGTAGCTGCTATGAAGGACCTGGAAGACACAACTTCTCGAAATCAAGAAGAGATTATCTTGAGCTCTGCATTTTTCCTGCATATTCATCTATTTCCTGTTACCATCGATCTTGGCAGTTCTCAGTATGCTAATTTGCATAATCTTTTAGATCAGATGGCTAATGCATTATCACGAGCAGCTGGTGAGAAAGTGAATACTGAGGAAGCATCATTTGTGTGTCAAACATCAGTCCTTGTGGAATGTGTTTCTGTAGAGATTTTAATTAGACCAGATATAAAAGAGGACATAAATGGTCCATTGCAGAATGAACTTCCTGGATCCTGGCATTGTTTAAAGTTGAAAGTTCAGAAGCTTGATTTGTTGTCTGTCTCAAATATTGGAGGCATTGAAGGTGCCAATTTCTTTTGGCTAGTCCATGGAGAAGGCAAGTTGTGGGGTTCCGTCACTGGGGTTCCAGATCAGGAATTTCTTCTGATTTCTTGTAGCAACACCACAAGGAAACGTGGTGATGGTGGAGGTTCAAATGCGCTATCTGCTAGGTTGGCTGGTTCTGATGTTGTTCACCTATGGGATCCAAATAGCTTCCATGAATTTACATCTATTACTGTCAGATGTGGCACGATTGTCGCTGTTGGTGGTCGCTTGGATTGGTTGGACTCAATATGTTCCTTTTTCACCTTGCCGTCTCATGAAGTCGAGAAAGCGGGTGACAATTTGCCAAAAGGGAATTTAAATGCACCTTGTGGAACTACTTTCGTTATTAAGTTGGTTGATATTGGTTTAAGCTATGAGCCCTATTGGAAGAATTTGGTGATTACCAATCTCCATCCTGAGTCCAGTTCCTCATatcacaaagaagaaaaaactgaGCAGCATGTTGCTTGTCTGTTAGCTGCATCCTCCTTGACTTTTTTGAGTACAACTAGAGAAGATTTTACGGCTAATGATTACAAAATTAGAGTGCAAGATATAGGGTTCCTTCTTTGTTCAGCATTTGAGAGTCTCGGTGGCAATTACAGTGTAGAATATCTTCGTGAGATGGGTTATGTTAAGGTTGCTCGGGAGGCACTTGTTGAAGCAATTTTGAGAACAGACTGTAGAAGTGGTCTTCCCTGGGAGTTAGAATGTTCAGAGTCTCACATTTATGTTGAAACTTGCCATGACACTACTTCTGGTTTGATACTGTTGGCTGCTCAACTCCAGCCACTGTTTGCTCCTGATTTGGAGGAATCATATGCGCATCTACAGGCTCGGTGGGATAATGTACATCAGGCCAGAGAGAGTAATGAACTCAATGATGATGGTAGATCTCCCACTTATAATCCTTCTTTGTCAACTTCTCAAGTGCAAGCTTCTGGTGTAGatacaaataataaacttGGGAGTGTTGGTTTGATGGATGAAATATGTGATGATGCTTTTTGTTTGGATGGGAATGAGGATTGCCAATTCGATTCTATTGAATCACGAGTTTGGATTTCATCTGATGAAAGCCCCCTTGGAGAGGCTTGCTGCTTGAATATTGGAACTCCTGAGATTGTCTCCGAGGATTTATTTTGTGATGGATCAGTGCCTCCAATAGGATTGGAGGGTAGTCAAACCTCATATTTACAGAATGGTACCTTGCCAGAACTCATAGAAGGCTATTGCTTGTCTGACTTACGCCCCTTATCGGAATTATCATTGGGCAGGCAATCACCATCTGAGATTCTTAAATGCCATTCCAGAAATTTTGGGGATGCAGAACTTGGAAGAGGAAATAGTGGATGGTATGGGGATGCCTCTTTAAGCGTTGTTGAAAATCATATTTCTGAAGCAAGTCAGGAGGCTAGCCTGAATCAGGTTTTGGAAGACAAGCTTCCATCTTTTGAGTGTACAGGATCTGATGAATGTGGAAGGCCCACAGGGCGTATACTTCTTAACAATATCAGTGTGAGCTGGAGAATGTTCGCTGGTACTGACTGGCATTCACATGAAAGGAATGGTGAGCCCAATAGAAGCCTTCAAGGAAGGGATACAACTTCTTATCTAGAGATTGTATTATCTGGGATGCAATTTGTTTATGACTTTTTCCCAGTTGGCGGAATATATGCTTCTAAGCTTTCTCTTTCAGTTCAGGATTTTTACCTTTGTGACAGGAGCAAATCTGCACCTTGGACACGG GTACTAGGATATTATCGTTCAAAAGGCCGCCCTAGAGAGTCCTCTTCAAAAGCCTTTAAGCTGGAGTTGGAAGCTGTCAGACCAGATCCTCTAACCCCTCTTGAGGAGTACCG ATTGCATGTAGCCTTACTTCCTATGCTATTGCAACTTCACCAGAGCCAACTTGATTTTCTCATTGCCTTTTTTGGAGCAAAAAGCTCATTGGCTGACCAGTCTGCGGATCATAATCAAAATTCAGGTGGTGCAAAACCATCTGCTGCAAAGAATCTTGCAGGACATAGAATTGCAGTTGAGGCATTGCTCCCCTATTTTCAG AAGTTTGATGTGCGGCCTACTGTTCTTCGGGTTGACTACAGTCCTCACCGTGTTGATCTAGCAGCACTGGGCGGCGGGAAGTATGTGGAACTTGTAAATCTTGTCCCTTGGAAG GGGGTTGAGCTGGAGCTCAAACATGTTCAGGCTGCTGGTGTTTATGGCTGGGGCAACGTATGTGAAACAATTCTAGGGGAATGGTTGGAGgatatttctcaaaatcag ATACATAAAGTTTTGCAAGGCATTCCTACTGTACGGTCCTTGGTTGCTGTGGGTACTGGCGCTGCGAAACTTGTTTCTTTGCCAGTTGAGAGCTATAGGAAGGATCGGAGAGTGCTCAAAGGAATGCAGAGAG GTACAATTGCATTTCTTAGAAGTATATCACTTGAAGCAGTTGGACTTGGGGTGCATTTGGCAGCAGGGGCTCATGACATTTTGCTCCAAGCAGAATGTATTCTTGCAACAAAGATTCCTTCTCCTGTATCATGGTCTGTAAAAGGCAagacaaaacaaaatataaggTGTAATCAGCCAAAAAATGCCCAACAAGGAATTCAACAG GCATATGAGAGCCTCAGCGATGGCCTAGGGAGGTCTGCTTCTGCTTTAGTTCAGACACCATTGAAAAAATACCAGCGTGGAGCCAGTGCAGGATCTGCCTTGGCAACTGCTGTACGGAGCGTTCCTGTTGCTGCTATAGCTCCAGTTTCTGCTTGTGCAAGTGCAGCACATTATACTCTCCTTGGTCTTAGAAACAG CCTTGACCCTGAGCACAAGAAGGAGTCCATGGATAAGTATCTAGGCCCCACTCAGCCACATGATTCAGATTGA